The proteins below come from a single Miscanthus floridulus cultivar M001 chromosome 1, ASM1932011v1, whole genome shotgun sequence genomic window:
- the LOC136551552 gene encoding probable serine/threonine-protein kinase PBL3, which translates to MGNCIDTTARVDHSMNNAAYPSKVTSKTSLSSVPSTIKSNSTRSTLTLPSMRDRSELPTTRTEGEILSSSNLKAFTFNDLKNATKNFRPDSLLGEGGFGHVYKGWIDEHTLAPSRPGSGMVVAVKKLKPEGFQGHKEWLTEVDYLGQLHHKNLVKLIGYCSDGDNRLLVYEFMPKGSLENHLFRRGADPLSWAIRLKVAIGAARGLSFLHDAENQVIYRDFKASNILLDSEFNAKLSDFGLAKAGPTGDKTHVSTQVMGTHGYAAPEYIATGRLSAKADVYSFGVVLLELLTGRRALDKSKPGFEQNLVDWARPHLGDKRRLYRIMDTKLGGQYPKKGANAIASIALQCICGDAKLRPPMSQVLEELEQLQDAKYGSPSPLVDIRKASHAAPKSPMSTTPKSPMRVQPSPRRSLGTAAAAAASPLAGYRTAQVH; encoded by the exons ATGGGGAATTGCATCGACACCACGGCGCGGGTGGATCACAGCATGAACAATGCTGCCT ACCCATCAAAAGTGACCAGCAAGACAAGTTTGTCATCAGTCCCGTCCACAATTAAGAGCAACTCAACTCGTTCAACTTTGACTCTTCCATCAATGAGAGATCGAAGTGAGCTTCCTACTACTCGGACAGAAGGTGAAATCTTGTCATCTTCTAATTTGAAGGCATTCACGTTCAATGATCTGAAAAATGCAACCAAGAACTTCCGACCGGACAGTCTTCTTGGGGAAGGAGGGTTTGGACATGTCTACAAAGGTTGGATTGATGAACACACGCTTGCTCCTTCAAGGCCAGGGAGTGGTATGGTAGTTGCTGTGAAGAAGCTTAAACCAGAAGGTTTTCAAGGACACAAGGAATGGCTG ACAGAGGTTGATTACCTTGGCCAACTTCACCACAAGAATCTTGTTAAGCTCATTGGCTATTGCTCAGATGGTGATAACCGGCTTCTGGTATATGAATTTATGCCCAAGGGAAGTTTGGAGAACCATCTGTTTAGAA GAGGCGCTGATCCTTTGTCATGGGCAATAAGGCTCAAAGTTGCTATTGGAGCCGCTAGGGGCTTGTCATTTTTACATGATGCTGAAAACCAAGTCATATATCGCGATTTCAAGGCATCAAATATTCTGCTCGATTCA GAATTCAACGCCAAACTTTCAGATTTTGGCTTGGCAAAAGCCGGTCCAACTGGGGATAAAACCCATGTATCCACACAAGTCATGGGTACTCATGGATATGCAGCTCCAGAGTACATTGCAACAG GCCGCCTCTCTGCAAAGGCAGATGTCTATAGCTTTGGGGTGGTGTTGCTTGAATTGCTCACTGGAAGAAGGGCCCTAGATAAATCAAAACCAGGCTTTGAGCAGAACCTAGTTGACTGGGCCAGACCTCACTTGGGCGACAAGCGCAGACTATACCGTATCATGGACACAAAGCTGGGAGGACAGTATCCAAAAAAAGGCGCAAATGCCATTGCAAgcattgccttgcaatgcatttGCGGTGATGCCAAGCTGCGGCCTCCTATGTCGCAGGTGTTGGAAGAGCTGGAACAGCTACAAGATGCCAAATATGGTTCACCATCACCATTAGTCGACATACGGAAAGCTTCACACGCCGCCCCAAAATCACCAATGAGCACCACCCCAAAATCGCCAATGAGAGTTCAACCTTCACCACGGCGCTCGCTtggaacagcagcagcagcagcagcatccccATTGGCAGGATATCGCACTGCACAAGTGCACTAG
- the LOC136551560 gene encoding uncharacterized protein isoform X2 yields the protein MAASSSLGSAKALACSHASLLAPQTQRTVVASAPSHRTSVRMRASAAAPAEPKKTVWVWTESRQVMTAAVERGWSTFLFGSKDLGKDWSSTARINPLFIDGPEIFNGENQKVAVISQVSSPSELDLVQPDNAEAENIVIDFRGGWQVIPAENIVAAFQGCKGTVLAVSTNSTEAQVFLEALEQGLDGVVLKVDEMDDIIKLKDYFDRRNEAKSQLPLTKATVSKVEVVGMGDRVCVDLCSIMRPGEGLLVGSYARGMFLVHSECLETNYIASRPFRVNAGPVHAYVTVPGGKTSYLSELGSGKEVIVVDQNGLWRTAIVGRVKIESRPLILVEAKDNSGDDTYSIFLQNAETVALITPDTGSSGRTAIPVTSLKVGDEVLVRKQGGARHTGIEIQEFIVEK from the exons ATGGCAGCATCCTCCTCCCTGGGCTCTGCCAAAGCCCTAGCGTGCTCCCACGCCTCCCTCCTCGCGCCTCAAACCCAAAGAACAG TGGTCGCGTCAGCTCCGTCGCACCGCACTTCCGTCAGGATGCGCGCTTCTGCTGCTGCGCCGGCGGAGCCGAAGAAGACCGTCTGGGTGTGGACGGAGAGCCGGCAGGTGATGACGGCGGCCGTGGAGAGGGGGTGGAGCACTTTCCTCTTCGGATCCAAAGATCTCGGCAAGGATTGGTCAT CAACTGCTCGCATCAATCCTCTCTTCATTGATGGCCCGGAGATTTTCAATGGGGAAAACCAAAAGGTTGCTGTAATTTCACAAGTCTCTTCGCCCAGTGAACTTGACCTTGTACAACCAGACAATGCCGAAGCCGAGAACATTGTCATAGACTTTCGAGGTGGTTGGCAG GTTATACCGGCAGAAAATATAGTTGCTGCATTCCAAGGATGTAAAGGAACTGTATTGGCTGTTTCAACAAACTCAACTGAGGCACAAGTTTTTCTTGAG GCCTTGGAGCAAGGGCTTGATGGAGTTGTACTTAAAGTAGATGAGATGGATGATATCATTAAGCTCAAG GATTATTTTGACAGAAGGAACGAGGCAAAGAGTCAATTACCATTGACAAAGGCTACTGTATCAAAGGTTGAGGTTGTTGGTATGGGTGATCGTGTTTGTGTGGATCTTTGCAGTATCATGCGACCTGGCGAAGGCCTTCTG GTTGGATCCTATGCAAGAGGAATGTTTCTTGTTCATTCTGAATGCTTGGAGACTAACTACATTGCAAGCAGGCCTTTCAGAGTCAATGCA GGTCCTGTACATGCATATGTCACCGTTCCTGGTGGCAAGACAAGCTACCTCTCAGAGTTGGGGTCAGGAAAGGAAGTCATCGTGGTCGATCAAAATGGGCTATGGCGTACTGCAATTGTGGGTCGTGTGAAGATTGAATCAAGGCCTCTCATCCTTGTAGAAGCAAAG GATAACTCTGGAGATGACACGTATAGCATTTTTCTACAAAATGCAGAAACAGTTGCACTTATCACCCCCGACACAG GATCAAGTGGAAGAACCGCTATTCCTGTGACTTCGCTAAAAGTCGGTGATGAAGTTTTGGTGAGGAAACAGGGCGGCGCCCGTCACACTGGGATAGAGATTCAGGAGTTTATTGTTGAGAAATGA
- the LOC136551560 gene encoding uncharacterized protein isoform X1: protein MAASSSLGSAKALACSHASLLAPQTQRTVVASAPSHRTSVRMRASAAAPAEPKKTVWVWTESRQVMTAAVERGWSTFLFGSKDLGKDWSSTARINPLFIDGPEIFNGENQKVAVISQVSSPSELDLVQPDNAEAENIVIDFRGGWQVIPAENIVAAFQGCKGTVLAVSTNSTEAQVFLEALEQGLDGVVLKVDEMDDIIKLKDYFDRRNEAKSQLPLTKATVSKVEVVGMGDRVCVDLCSIMRPGEGLLVCVGSYARGMFLVHSECLETNYIASRPFRVNAGPVHAYVTVPGGKTSYLSELGSGKEVIVVDQNGLWRTAIVGRVKIESRPLILVEAKDNSGDDTYSIFLQNAETVALITPDTGSSGRTAIPVTSLKVGDEVLVRKQGGARHTGIEIQEFIVEK, encoded by the exons ATGGCAGCATCCTCCTCCCTGGGCTCTGCCAAAGCCCTAGCGTGCTCCCACGCCTCCCTCCTCGCGCCTCAAACCCAAAGAACAG TGGTCGCGTCAGCTCCGTCGCACCGCACTTCCGTCAGGATGCGCGCTTCTGCTGCTGCGCCGGCGGAGCCGAAGAAGACCGTCTGGGTGTGGACGGAGAGCCGGCAGGTGATGACGGCGGCCGTGGAGAGGGGGTGGAGCACTTTCCTCTTCGGATCCAAAGATCTCGGCAAGGATTGGTCAT CAACTGCTCGCATCAATCCTCTCTTCATTGATGGCCCGGAGATTTTCAATGGGGAAAACCAAAAGGTTGCTGTAATTTCACAAGTCTCTTCGCCCAGTGAACTTGACCTTGTACAACCAGACAATGCCGAAGCCGAGAACATTGTCATAGACTTTCGAGGTGGTTGGCAG GTTATACCGGCAGAAAATATAGTTGCTGCATTCCAAGGATGTAAAGGAACTGTATTGGCTGTTTCAACAAACTCAACTGAGGCACAAGTTTTTCTTGAG GCCTTGGAGCAAGGGCTTGATGGAGTTGTACTTAAAGTAGATGAGATGGATGATATCATTAAGCTCAAG GATTATTTTGACAGAAGGAACGAGGCAAAGAGTCAATTACCATTGACAAAGGCTACTGTATCAAAGGTTGAGGTTGTTGGTATGGGTGATCGTGTTTGTGTGGATCTTTGCAGTATCATGCGACCTGGCGAAGGCCTTCTGGTTTGT GTTGGATCCTATGCAAGAGGAATGTTTCTTGTTCATTCTGAATGCTTGGAGACTAACTACATTGCAAGCAGGCCTTTCAGAGTCAATGCA GGTCCTGTACATGCATATGTCACCGTTCCTGGTGGCAAGACAAGCTACCTCTCAGAGTTGGGGTCAGGAAAGGAAGTCATCGTGGTCGATCAAAATGGGCTATGGCGTACTGCAATTGTGGGTCGTGTGAAGATTGAATCAAGGCCTCTCATCCTTGTAGAAGCAAAG GATAACTCTGGAGATGACACGTATAGCATTTTTCTACAAAATGCAGAAACAGTTGCACTTATCACCCCCGACACAG GATCAAGTGGAAGAACCGCTATTCCTGTGACTTCGCTAAAAGTCGGTGATGAAGTTTTGGTGAGGAAACAGGGCGGCGCCCGTCACACTGGGATAGAGATTCAGGAGTTTATTGTTGAGAAATGA
- the LOC136551572 gene encoding uncharacterized protein: MAGCCVFLRWPSASPPRIGYRSLDAAVADDDAAGAPPSPATVTVLVGKERRAFAVDRLVLDSYPFRLLLETVARKEERGGGAMFVDVDAILFEHILWLACDARSVSQILHLDLKEIIDFYAQDA, translated from the coding sequence atggccggcTGCTGCGTCTTCCTCCGGTGGCCGTCCGCCTCTCCGCCCCGCATCGGCTACCGCTCCCTCGACGCCGCGGTAGCCGACGACGACGCGGCGGGGGCCCCGCCGTCGCCGGCCACGGTGACGGTCCTGGTCGGGAAGGAGCGGCGGGCGTTCGCGGTGGACCGCCTCGTGCTCGACTCCTACCCGTTCCGGCTGCTCCTGGAGACGGTGGCGCGCAAGGAGGAGCGCGGGGGCGGCGCCATGTTCGTCGACGTCGACGCCATCCTCTTCGAGCACATCCTCTGGCTCGCCTGCGACGCCCGGTCCGTCTCCCAGATCCTGCACCTCGACCTCAAGGAGATCATCGACTTCTACGCCCAGGACGCGTGA
- the LOC136506040 gene encoding uncharacterized protein has product MENLKEQRGHDAAGANNAWMTVPAFGDWDMKNGALPDYSMDFSKIREMRKQNKKELSRASLGGDDDLLAHAQAQKPQANNAQPKVGRPRPADDRRRRPLHARDHSPTGGKKFLSYFQCCIKA; this is encoded by the exons atggagAACCTTAAGGAG CAGCGGGGCCACGACGCGGCGGGCGCCAACAACGCCTGGATGACGGTGCCGGCGTTCGGGGACTGGGACATGAAGAACGGCGCGCTGCCGGACTACTCCATGGACTTCTCCAAGATCCGCGAGATGCGCAAGCAGAACAAGAAGGAGCTCTCCCGCGCCAGcctcggcggcgacgacgacctcCTCGCCCACGCCCAGGCCCAGAAGCCGCAGGCCAACAACGCCCAGCCCAAGGTCGGCCGCCCCCGCCCCGCcgacgaccgccgccgccgcccgctccACGCCCGCGACCACTCCCCAACG GGAGGGAAGAAGTTCCTGAGCTACTTCCAGTGTTGTATCAAGGCCTGA